In the Anastrepha obliqua isolate idAnaObli1 chromosome 1, idAnaObli1_1.0, whole genome shotgun sequence genome, one interval contains:
- the LOC129253076 gene encoding metallothionein-1-like has product MPCPCGSGCKCGSQPKTGNCGCGSSCKCCPCGSDCKCGSQTQSGSCGCGSGCQCGK; this is encoded by the exons atgCCTTGCCCATGTGGAAGCG GTTGCAAATGTGGCAGTCAGCCAAAGACCGGTAATTGTGGCTGCGGCTCGTCATGCAAATGCTGTCCTTGCGGAAGCG ATTGCAAATGTGGTTCACAGACTCAAAGTGGCAGCTGCGGTTGCGGCAGTGGTTGCCAGTGTGGCAAATAA